The genome window CACGTAGGATGCCGTAGCCGAGATTGGCAGCTTCTGAGGTGCGGCGAGCCTCGGTATTACGTGCCAATACCGCCCCGTACAGCTGGTAGCCACTCATTAAAAAGATCCCGGCAATAATCAAGGTGATCATCAGTTCGACAACGGTGAAACCGCCCGCATGCTTTAGAGACGTTTGCTGTTGAGTACTTGCCATTTACCCGGCTCCTTTGTTTCTAAATGATAAAAAATCGTATAGCGCCGACAAGCCGCGCCCGCCTCATCACATACACCATCCTTAGCGCCGGCAACGTAGATGTACGCACCATTTGGATAGTTAGTGATCTTGGTGTTTTCGTAATCATCTTTTTTGGCAAGCAGCTGACCCACGTTAGCGATCGGATTGACACCGAATGTACCGTTAATCGCCGAAATGAGGCGTTCTCGATCCAGTGGACCAGTCTTGGCGGCACCACCCAGTTCGTCAAACGCCGCCGCAAACTGCGCCGCAGTCATCTTGCCAGCGCCGCTAGCCCCGGAAACGTACGCTGGGTAGCCGCCGGCAGGCTTGATGACGTTACCGGCGCTGTCACGAATTTCCCGCGGATAGACGCTCTCGAGGTAGTTCTGCAAGGCCAGCACATCAGCCTCACGCTCCTTATCGCGTGCCGCCGCCTGATAATTACGAAAACTCAATGTCGCGAGCACCAGCAAAATCGCCATGACGGCAATAGCAATGATCAGCTCGACTAGCGTAAACCCCCGTCCCTTCATACCCCCATCATACTCGGAAATATGCATAAGCGCAAGCGTTTTGGCACTCAAATTTCTAACGGTTCTTGCTGGATCTGGATGTGGAACTTATCGTAGACTGCCTGGATAATGGCGTCACGTGCCGCCGCCAGATCGTGATAGCTAGTCGCCGACTCATTGATCAGTACCAGTGCGTTCTTGTCGTGCACCCGCATACCGTGTAGCAGTGCCCCCTTGAGTCCAGCCTGTTCAATCAGCCAGCCCGTCGGCACCTTGTGTCGGCCATCCGGCATGTCATAGCATGGGACATCTGGATACTGTTCACGAAGTTCGCTTAGCTGCCATGATTCAATCAGTGCGTTCTTGAAGAATGAACCAGCATTAGGCCGCTCAGTCGGATCAGGTAACTTATCAAACCGAATTGCCATCACCGCGTCGCGGATCACCTGCGGCGTAAAGGTCGTGATGTTCATGTCGGTCAAATACCGCTGTAAGCCGGCATAGAACGGCGGTTTTGGCGCTGCGTGATGGAGCTTGATGATAATCGAGAGAATGCAGTAGCGGCCGCTCGCTTCACCGCGAAAAATACTATGCCGATACGAAAACCCGCACTCCGCTGCGTCTAAGGTCACCACCCGGTCAGCCAGCGAATCGTACGCCTCTAGCTCAGTGAGCACATCAGCAACTTCCTGGCCATACGCCCCGACATTTTGCACCGGCGCAGCGCCGGCTGTACCAGGGATGGCCGACATCGCCTCAATGCCGCTCAGGCCCATGGCCACCGTACGCTTAACCACCTCGTCCCATATTTCACCCGCACCAACCTTGATCGTTGCTGTCTGGCCATCATCAGTCAGCACTGCAAATCCCTTGATCCGATTGAGCAACACCGCCCCCTCAAACCCTTCATCGCGAGCGATGACATTACTACCGCCACCCAAGACAAAAATTGGGATACCCTGCACCTTGGCACTGTTATATAGCTCTCTAACCTCATTCACCGACGTCGCCGATGCCATAAAGCGTGCTGTGCCGCCGAGGCGCATCGTCGTATATTGTTGCAACGGAATCTCTGTTCGTATCTCCATGTGATCCATTATATCATTTCTATTTAGGCACGGTGCGTGGTATAATACCCTCGTGTGCACCCGTAGCTCAGCGGATTAGAGTACTTGGCTTCGAACCAAGGGGTCGCAAGTTCGAATCTTGCCGGGTGTACCATGAACTCCGCGCTATTCCTACCGGACCTTTTCCTATCAGCGCGTTAGTATGCCCCGTTAGCTCAACTGGATAGAGCGTTGGTTTCCGGTACCAAAGGTTGCAGGTTCGATTCCTGTGCGGGGTACCACTATACTAGACGATACCCTGGTCGATAACGGGGTATTTTTGTTGGAATTCCTCAGTTGTTGGCAATGTCAACTTGCCGTCTGTCATGACTTTGATTTTACCTTGAAAATGATCATATGCCTCATATACCGATAGGCTAGAGGTTATCATCCGCGGTAATTTATGGATGAAGTCCATTGCCCATATTATTGCTGGTGTATAGACGCCTTGTTCGCCTCCACTAAAACCTATCAGCGTTTCTCCGCTCAGAGACCGCATCAACTCATCATGAAATACTTTCGCTGATTGACACTTAATTTCTTCTTCGGTAACGGTCGTGAGGCGCTCTATCGTGGCATCAAACTCGCGCCGCGATTGTCGTTGCTGTTCTTCCCGCTCTAGTCGGTCGTGTGTCTCTTTCACACCATCGAACAGCTGCAAGAAACAGTCCGCCAAATATTCATCAGTATGACTCTCACGCGCGTCCAATTGACCATCGTTAGTTTTTATGCCCATGCTAGTACGAACTTCCAGTGCGGCTCGCTCACGCTGTATTGCGTCATACTCTTGTTGGCACTCTTGGCACTTCTTGGCAAACATAAGGGCGTCCGAGTTATATCGCGGATCTCTAAATATAAACCGAATAATATCATTGATAGTTATTATCTGTGCATCAAATCTAAAGTTAGGGTCGACTCTGCTCGTCTCCCAAAACCACTGCAGACTAGATACCACCGGTGACGGCTTGCTCGCTCGCGCCTTGTCAATAAGGTCGAGGTTAATGGTAATGTTGTCGGGGCATTCATGTATTACCCGACTAAGTTGTTCTACCTGCCCCTCAAGCCATTTTCTTTCAGTCAGTCGAAAGCCAATCGACCCAACCGCACCACCCACAACAGTCCCAGCTGTCGTCAGAAATGGCTCGCCAGAACCTAGCCATGACATACCTCCACCAGCGACAAAGCCGCCAAGTCCGAGAGTACCCATATCCCGTAGTGTTAGCCTAGTATGTCGATCTTCCCGAGCTATATCTTCAAGTTGCTCGACGATATTCACGAGCATAGGATCTTGGCATATGGTAACAAAGCCCTGGCTGGAGATGCGGCCGTTATATTCAACCCTCTCAGACCCGGGGAGATCAAGAAAACACCCCCCTACAATTACCCCGTCCGCGATAACAAAACAGGAGTCCTGCACCTCTCTTGAAAGCTTCGGGTCAACCAATTCTCCATCCTCTAGCACCTTAATAGGTGTTAATATCTCCACGCTCCCTCGCGGTATGGCACGACGTGTCCGCTGGGTTAGTTGCCCACTTTCATCAATAAAACCACCCTCCACAAGCCCCTCAATTGAATGAGGTGACTGCTTTTTAATCTCATTTCCACGACCGGGAAACTCCATACTACTCTTAGCCACGTAGCTATTATACAATAATACAAATATACTTGCAACCCTACTGTTCAAGCGACATCGGTGGCGCGCCCGGGCCTGGGGACACCATACTGCTACCATTAGCCGCCTCGCCGACCACCGCTCGTATCTGCTCCGCCGTGATAATCGTCGTTGAGCCCGGCGCGACGGTGCCAGCCAACAATTGTTTAGCGACGGTATTCTCGACGGCTCGCTGCACCACGCGGCGCATCGGACGAGCACCGAGGCGCGGGTCGTAGCCAGCATCGACCAGTAATTTTTTACCCGCCTCTTCGACAGTGACTTGGATTTTTTGTGGCGCCAGCGTTCGATTGATACCAGCCAAAATGAGATCAACGACCTGTAGCAGCTCTTCTTTACCCAAGGGACGAAATAGCACGATTTCATCAAAGCGGTTCAAGAATTCCGGACGAAATAGATTGGTATTAATCAGCTCGTTGATAAATGTTTGTTCAAACTGCTCCAGTTGGTAGCCACGCTCGATGTATTCGCGAATTCTCTCAGCACCAGCATTTGACGTGGCGATGACGATGGCGTCACGAAAACTAATGTCGCGGTTTTTCTCGTCGCGTAAAATTCCCTCGTCCAGTAACTGCAAAAGCGTCGTGAGCACCTGTGGATGAGCCTTTTCAATTTCATCAAGCAGTACCACCGAGAATGGTCGCTTCTGCACCTGGGCGGTCAGACTCATCGGATCATTCGCCCCATCA of Candidatus Nanosynbacter lyticus contains these proteins:
- a CDS encoding type II secretion system protein — its product is MKGRGFTLVELIIAIAVMAILLVLATLSFRNYQAAARDKEREADVLALQNYLESVYPREIRDSAGNVIKPAGGYPAYVSGASGAGKMTAAQFAAAFDELGGAAKTGPLDRERLISAINGTFGVNPIANVGQLLAKKDDYENTKITNYPNGAYIYVAGAKDGVCDEAGAACRRYTIFYHLETKEPGKWQVLNSKRL
- the murB gene encoding UDP-N-acetylmuramate dehydrogenase, coding for MDHMEIRTEIPLQQYTTMRLGGTARFMASATSVNEVRELYNSAKVQGIPIFVLGGGSNVIARDEGFEGAVLLNRIKGFAVLTDDGQTATIKVGAGEIWDEVVKRTVAMGLSGIEAMSAIPGTAGAAPVQNVGAYGQEVADVLTELEAYDSLADRVVTLDAAECGFSYRHSIFRGEASGRYCILSIIIKLHHAAPKPPFYAGLQRYLTDMNITTFTPQVIRDAVMAIRFDKLPDPTERPNAGSFFKNALIESWQLSELREQYPDVPCYDMPDGRHKVPTGWLIEQAGLKGALLHGMRVHDKNALVLINESATSYHDLAAARDAIIQAVYDKFHIQIQQEPLEI